In a single window of the Streptomyces sp. NBC_00353 genome:
- a CDS encoding tetratricopeptide repeat protein, with protein sequence MPIPDDVTGDEIDKDVRQELLSLPKTLAEDVARNLVMVARLIDEDPEQAYAYARIALRLASRVAAVREAAGFAAYATQKYAEALAEFRAAKRMTGSVELWPVMADCERGLGRPERAMAMAGEPEVQKLDKAGQVEMRLVAAGARRDMGQIDAAIVTLQSSELASNAVHPWTPRLRYAYADALLAAGREDEAREWFAKTVEADKDGSTDASDRLAELDGVEFVDALGDDHDDADEAAEVDVDADDEGSADKA encoded by the coding sequence CTGCCGATTCCCGACGACGTCACCGGTGACGAGATCGACAAGGACGTGCGGCAGGAGCTGCTGAGCCTGCCGAAGACCCTGGCCGAGGATGTTGCCAGGAACCTCGTCATGGTTGCCCGGCTCATCGACGAGGACCCCGAGCAGGCGTACGCGTACGCGCGTATCGCGCTGCGGCTGGCCTCGCGGGTGGCTGCTGTGCGTGAGGCGGCCGGCTTTGCCGCGTACGCGACGCAGAAGTACGCGGAGGCGCTGGCCGAGTTCCGGGCGGCGAAGCGGATGACCGGTTCCGTGGAGCTGTGGCCCGTCATGGCCGACTGCGAGCGTGGACTCGGGCGGCCCGAGCGGGCGATGGCCATGGCCGGCGAGCCCGAGGTGCAGAAGCTGGACAAGGCCGGGCAGGTCGAGATGCGGCTGGTGGCGGCCGGGGCCCGCAGGGACATGGGGCAGATCGATGCCGCCATCGTCACCCTGCAGAGCTCCGAGCTGGCCTCGAACGCCGTGCACCCGTGGACGCCGCGGCTGCGGTATGCGTACGCGGATGCACTGCTGGCCGCGGGCCGTGAGGACGAGGCTCGTGAGTGGTTCGCGAAGACCGTGGAGGCCGACAAGGACGGCTCCACCGACGCGTCGGACCGGCTCGCCGAGCTGGACGGTGTCGAGTTCGTCGATGCTCTCGGCGACGACCACGATGACGCCGATGAGGCGGCCGAGGTCGATGTTGATGCCGATGATGAAGGTTCGGCGGACAAGGCCTAG